The Megachile rotundata isolate GNS110a chromosome 11, iyMegRotu1, whole genome shotgun sequence genome includes a region encoding these proteins:
- the LOC100883783 gene encoding uncharacterized protein LOC100883783 isoform X3, with product MMVQMQQAIYQKMVRRNQNAARLIQVPMQQSLVPLAVKQIMKVESQKKVKRKTKKKEEKKSPAPCVNNSVTSLTPNTLILSGGKLMPLVTPMTSNIIVNTQQQPANPIILGNAQQNQMIVMQPLTNRVQNPVVPICNQTLINTVQKVTLNTVPSIRANMVVDSQNWASNVKNIINATKIGGHKGILPKGKEVTKTTMTYKVPIPAVHKEKLEKSKDSTKKDTQVKVKVNKNTKNVKNQPTEATEEKSDKEKGVKSVENNSVQKGSLKRVSNMETDSTEEPDDKKRKTNENEANIQVQPVSVSKPDFTVTCKSIENLKHVIEKIGEDTNEGKEKSLAPSSDREPCTETTDCPVLLCTNNQEDIDSSKSTDVLKPDIQKRTQVSISDTPPVTFSDEHLKPTSEIPIPPETDFNIPVDNALEKSNIEISHPNSKSPLTEVEEVEESETKKMKEVCNLGTEFDNLLEVTPKEADTVEGANNLENNKIILNLDTNTTTTLKPETNVQTSDATPSSSLLPVNIVEDDSKLKASKDEVSKTSLSYNTENSFVPIGSRADGLHSDLSNDIFASLQVPSSSHNPESISPTAAFLMAFPLVSSLNGKTEVLEEEMKDDFKYHSQTPPMLLQIGTMEPNSFKIKTSSHTIAEKRLKVTYEEKKNPPVSEAVNSDMIVSVECTTTKALPKLVSNEPLREPYKVVLAPSLEKPATSSFSQTLYSIASSTTSVTSSQTGHCNQLATSLQNTTTDASQIEVSNKTEQACPVQASTCDTNVRYSSSQDFLSTYSTIVDNLPMQQNPTVCSSTTTQENSSLNQNVTDVSQTMAHLTNTTTTANSAPLPMQSMQIDYASQIKEKNSDSSRIAYEIHGKDPLIDNNIVPNNGLSYSGHIDRVLPNSSQNIQQEYMQSKDASLSVLSSQAMQTVYESQPKDTHGLSHQNQTYTVHEKDIIQNEYAVDQNKNLSRKDSIPYSTGNATASNRNQSYSTKELIPNSSEAHFQRSFSKMTKETDSTVTNVEDPKMNELRSKPEAQDHRRDANYTSKKMDVDPFAQTFSYGVKESISTQADQNVLNQNNDNMFQGKRDDQSYSNYSKDAKKNTSSSNSMNSKPLIQNTAVTRYSQQPTSFVATSNYEQSTVTENHAKSTTTVAHNSSNFSILSWTTFSPVSGGGGNNLVHFDQGPNQTDNTEAKTICENYSYVPLHKENSSFSNVLNNDVYSANSTMANVDKSRMKNGMDAQKQSYVDPTKARNIQTNVPSGKQSRMQNQTSSGNNDYNKYSAENKKSKYGIESEYIQNEYSGMDQQQQHAPKNHQTIATKHDKAVYPMSGYDSQVNFELPEVSSQMKYSVEAYSGSNFKYPDKQQQSQTKYQPLVQGQIPSLQHDSVTYNNGKHGQQQSATKSKGNQQQHAIRAPVNWMMTPEIKHNTNIADIILPPIGKELEFCQNNLFAQTPSYNQGTPNQFYNNYDVTAHGFPNLPVLQGESKRTSEVFYSEEQPFPWSPTKTSVHVEQTQSVKGIDQHIVPSSLPTLVGDLDLGTNIPEKQTFLFSHGLPARVPSDQSKDPNKDKEGNVAGRDFHTVLNNQTVQHPGAGSSFLSVSQLVEHEKAEKSHQQHHQQQQHHHHHHHHHAHQHQQQQQQQQQQQQQQQQQQQARKHQRKSNTSPRGNSKRQIDIRKQNSGDHLHQRHEEQKSSGHTFSEQGYQQQQKYQQNNIHWRSRNCKSNYTAEALIGTNNSVHDTNQDKHPSIKFSANYSQNKFQSSLPTADTVMPINYFSNADDGSGYGQMVNQNFNSYSYSSNTNIYPTSNFITSISNTPTSYMMPLHDNTDYMEANAFLLSNVTVSSTNSSSTTSTVTTSTSNVNTNAKNHQHYGKHQNCDKRTYSTNVKKGKRKGIDGTMQNLEFPLSGINSPLEDYHHSTTFLPPPPPPHASPLYQNHPQANVYTKAVNGLPPPPVAGPQGVPTVATAGFPMNPNMPRGGIVASNPMTMSHHPSGTSLTNFNLSTIFPEMNDKITGYKPPNGIPPGLPQPSNQPTAYAQRSNYPANPLCHLPQVSEGSQFGNSIPPPPPPPPPPGVIHYKNV from the exons ATGATGGTGCAGATGCAACAGGCAATATATCAGAAAATGGTTCGAAGGAATCAGAATGCTGCCAGACTAATACAA GTTCCAATGCAGCAGTCACTCGTTCCGTTAGCAGTAAAACAAATAATG AAAGTAGAATCCCAGAAAAAAGTAAAGaggaaaacgaagaaaaaggaagagaagAAGTCGCCAGCGCCATGTGTAAATAATTCCGTGACTAGTCTAACTCCGAACACTCTCATTTTATCAGGCGGTAAATTAATGCCTCTGGTAACTCCTATGACGTCAAACATCATTGTAAATACTCAGCAACAACCAGCGAATCCCATAATTCTTGGTAATGCTCAACAAAATCAGATGATCGTTATGCAACCATTAACGAATCGTGTACAAAATCCTGTAGTTCCAATTTGTAATCAAACTTTAATCAATACGGTACAAAAAGTTACGTTGAATACGGTGCCAAGCATCCGTGCAAACATGGTCGTCGATTCCCAGAATTGGGCGTCCAacgtgaaaaatataattaacgcGACGAAGATTGGTGGTCACAAAGGTATTCTGCCAAAAGGTAAAGAGGTTACTAAAACTACGATGACGTACAAAGTTCCTATTCCGGCTGTCCATAAAGAGAAGTTAGAGAAATCGAAAGACTCGACTAAGAAAGACACTCAAGTAAaagtaaaagttaataaaaatacgaagaATGTGAAGAATCAGCCTACAGAAGCAACAGAAGAGAAGAGTGATAAAGAAAAGGGTGTGAAAAGCGTGGAAAATAATTCTGTTCAGAAAGGATCTCTGAAGCGAGTTTCGAATATGGAGACTGACTCTACGGAGGAACCTGACGATAAGAAAAGAAAGACTAATGAAAATGAAGCTAACATTCAGGTACAACCGGTGTCCGTCTCAAAACCAGATTTCACTGTGACTTGTAAAtctattgaaaacttgaagcaTGTAATAGAGAAGATAGGTGAAGATACGAATGAAGGAAAAGAGAAAAGTCTGGCTCCGTCAAGTGATAGGGAACCTTGCACCGAAACTACTGACTGCCCAGTTTTATTGTGCACCAATAACCAAGAGGACATCGATTCTTCTAAATCTACAGACGTGTTAAAACCGGACATCCAAAAAAGAACTCAAGTATCAATTTCAGACACGCCACCAGTCACCTTCTCGGACGAGCATCTGAAACCTACCAGCGAGATACCAATTCCTCCAGAAACGGACTTCAATATTCCTGTAGACAACGCGTTAGAAAAGTCGAACATCGAAATCAGTCACCCTAACTCTAAATCACCTTTGACAGAAGTTGAAGAGGTTGAAGAGTCCGAAACTAAGAAGATGAAGGAAGTATGTAATCTTGGCACAGAGTTTGACAACCTGCTGGAAGTCACACCTAAAGAGGCGGACACTGTTGAAGGAGCAAACAACttggaaaacaataaaattattctgaACCTTGACACGAACACCACGACAACTCTGAAGCCGGAGACTAATGTTCAGACATCGGATGCGACGCCATCATCGTCTCTGCTTCCAGTGAACATAGTGGAGGATGACTCTAAGCTCAAGGCATCAAAAGATGAGGTATCGAAAACGTCTCTGTCATATAATACAGAGAATTCTTTTGTACCGATTGGTAGTAGGGCTGATGGTCTTCACTCGGACCTCTCTAACGACATATTCGCCTCTCTTCAAGTACCTTCAAGTTCGCATAACCCGGAGTCCATATCTCCTACGGCGGCGTTTCTAATGGCGTTCCCATTGGTGTCTTCCTTAAATGGCAAGACGGAGGTTCTGGAAGAGGAGATGAAAGACGATTTTAAATACCACAGCCAGACTCCACCTATGCTCCTACAGATTGGAACCATGGAACCCAATAGTTTCAAAATAAAGACGTCCTCTCATACCATTGCTGAGAAACGTCTGAAGGTCACCTACGAAGAGAAGAAGAATCCTCCTGTGAGCGAAGCAGTGAACTCTGACATGATTGTGTCCGTAGAATGTACAACCACAAAAGCTTTGCCTAAGTTGGTGAGCAACGAACCTCTCAGAGAACCTTACAAGGTTGTGCTGGCACCCTCGTTAGAAAAGCCTGCTACGAGTTCCTTCTCTCAGACTCTGTACTCCATTGCGTCAAGTACCACTTCAGTCACCAGCTCGCAGACTGGACATTGCAATCAGCTCGCAACCAGCTTACAGAACACTACCACTGATGCTTCTCAAATTGAAGTCTCCAATAAAACAGAGCAGGCGTGTCCAGTTCAAGCATCCACATGTGACACTAACGTTAGATACTCCAGCTCTCAAGACTTTCTGTCAACCTACTCAACTATTGTGGATAACCTTCCAATGCAACAGAATCCCACAGTGTGCAGCAGTACAACCACTCAAGAAAATTCTTCATTGAATCAGAATGTTACTGACGTGTCCCAAACCATGGCTCATTTGACCAACACTACAACTACAGCGAACTCTGCGCCTCTGCCTATGCAGTCCATGCAAATAGATTACGCGTCCCAGATAAAGGAGAAGAATTCCGACAGTTCTCGCATAGCCTATGAGATTCATGGTAAGGATCCTCTGATAGACAACAACATTGTGCCTAATAATGGACTCAGTTACAGTGGACACATCGACAGGGTTCTTCCAAACTCTTCTCAGAACATCCAGCAAGAGTACATGCAGTCTAAGGACGCTTCTCTGTCTGTTTTATCCTCGCAAGCTATGCAAACCGTTTACGAGTCGCAGCCTAAAGACACTCATGGTTTGTCGCATCAGAATCAGACGTACACAGTGCACGAGAAGGACATCATTCAGAATGAGTATGCAGTAGATCAGAATAAGAATCTGTCCCGAAAGGACTCGATACCGTACTCTACAGGTAATGCGACTGCGTCCAACAGGAATCAAAGCTACTCCACGAAGGAGCTGATACCAAACTCGTCGGAGGCTCACTTTCAGCGCAGTTTTTCAAAAATGACGAAGGAGACGGACTCTACGGTGACTAATGTGGAGGATCCGAAGATGAACGAGTTAAGGTCGAAACCGGAGGCGCAGGATCATAGGCGTGACGCAAATTATACGTCTAAGAAGATGGATGTTGACCCGTTTGCTCAGACCTTCTCGTACGGAGTGAAGGAGTCGATCAGCACGCAGGCTGATCAAAATGTACTCAACCAGAACAATGATAACATGTTTCAAGGAAAGCGTGACGATCAGAGCTATTCTAATTACTCCAAGGATGCGAAGAAGAACACTAGTTCATCAAATAGCATGAATAGTAAACCTCTGATACAGAACACGGCGGTGACACGTTACTCGCAGCAGCCGACTTCCTTTGTAGCTACCTCCAACTACGAGCAGAGTACCGTCACCGAAAACCACGCGAAGTCGACAACCACAGTCGCTCATAACTCTTCCAATTTCAGTATCCTGTCGTGGACGACTTTCTCCCCGGTCAGTGGAGGGGGCGGTAACAATCTGGTGCACTTTGACCAAGGGCCGAATCAGACGGACAACACTGAAGCGAAGACAATCTGCGAGAATTATAGCTACGTTCCTCTGCACAAGGAAAATTCAAGCTTTTCAAACGTTCTGAATAATGATGTTTATTCGGCGAACTCGACTATGGCCAACGTTGATAAGTCCAGAATGAAGAATGGAATGGACGCGCAGAAACAGTCGTACGTAGACCCTACAAAGGCAAGAAATATTCAGACTAATGTCCCATCGGGTAAGCAAAGTCGTATGCAAAACCAAACTTCTTCGGGTAATAACGATTACAATAAATATAGTGCAGAGAACAAAAAGTCTAAGTATGGTATCGAGTCGGAGTACATTCAGAACGAGTACTCTGGAATGGATCAGCAGCAGCAACATGCGCCGAAGAATCACCAGACTATAGCCACGAAGCACGACAAAGCTGTGTATCCGATGTCCGGTTATGATTCTCAGGTGAATTTTGAGTTGCCTGAAGTCAGCAGTCAGATGAAGTACTCTGTGGAGGCTTACAGTGGGTCTAACTTCAAGTACCCTGATAAACAGCAGCAGAGTCAGACCAAGTACCAGCCTCTAGTTCAAGGACAGATTCCTTCCCTTCAACATGACAGTGTCACGTACAACAATGGGAAGCATGGACAGCAGCAGAGTGCCACAAAGTCTAAAGGAAACCAGCAGCAACATGCAATCAGGGCGCCTGTGAATTGGATGATGACTCCAGAAATTAAGCACAACACCAACATCGCTGATATCATATTGCCACCCATTGGCAAGGAGCTTGAATTCTGTCAGAATAATCTGTTCGCACAGACACCATCCTACAACCAGGGAACACCTAACCAGTTTTACAACAATTATGATGTGACAGCTCACGGTTTTCCTAATTTACCGGTTCTGCAGGGTGAATCGAAGAGGACTTCAGAGGTGTTCTATTCAGAGGAACAACCGTTTCCTTGGTCTCCCACAAAGACCAGCGTCCACGTGGAGCAGACTCAGTCAGTCAAAGGCATAGATCAACACATTGTTCCCTCCAGTCTTCCAACTCTGGTCGGTGACTTGGATCTGGGTACTAACATACCTGAGAAACAGACGTTCCTGTTCAGCCACGGTTTGCCGGCCAGGGTTCCATCTGACCAGAGCAAGGACCCCAATAAGGATAAAGAAGGAAATGTTGCAGGGCGAGATTTCCATACTGTGCTGAATAATCAAACTGTTCAGCATCCAGGCGCTGGGTCCTCGTTCCTGTCGGTGAGTCAGCTGGTGGAGCACGAGAAGGCCGAGAAGTCTCATCAGCAGCATCACCAGCAGCAGCAGCATCATCATcaccaccatcaccatcatgcgcATCAAcatcagcagcagcagcagcagcaacaacagcagcaacagcaacaacaacagcagcagcaggcTAGGAAACATCAGAGGAAGAGTAACACTAGCCCTAGAGGAAATAGCAAGCGACAGATAGATATTCGGAAACAGAATTCAGGTGATCACTTGCACCAGAGGCACGAGGAACAGAAGTCGTCGGGTCATACGTTCTCTGAACAGGGATACCAGCAGCAGCAGAAGTATCAGCAGAATAATATTCATTGGAGGAGTAGAAATTGTAAGAGCAATTACACGGCGGAAGCGTTAATAGGAACTAATAACAGCGTTCACGATACGAACCAAGACAAACATCCCTCTATCAAGTTCTCCGCTAATTATTCTCAGAATAAGTTCCAAAGCAGTCTGCCGACCGCAGACACTGTGATGCCCATCAACTATTTCTCGAACGCGGACGACGGAAGCGGTTATGGTCAGATGGTGAACCAGAATTTCAATTCGTACAGTTATTCCTCGAACACGAACATTTATCCTACTTCAAACTTCATCACCAGCATATCGAACACGCCTACTAGTTACATGATGCCGCTGCACGATAACACTGACTACATGGAGGCGAACGCTTTTCTTCTGTCGAACGTAACTGTGTCTTCTACCAACTCCTCGTCGACTACCTCTACAGTGACAACTTCAACCTCCAACGTGAATACTAATGCTAAGAATCATCAGCATTATGGGAAGCATCAGAACTGCGACAAGAGGACGTACTCCACCAATGTGAAGAAGGGGAAACGAAAAGGTATCGATGGAACCATGCAGAATTTGGAGTTTCCTTTGTCCGGTATCAATTCGCCGTTGGAGGACTATCATCACTCGACCACGTTCTTGCCACCGCCCCCGCCGCCACACGCTAGCCCTCTTTACCAGAATCATCCACAGGCAAACGTGTACACAAAAGCTGTGAACGGACTGCCGCCACCACCTGTGGCTGGTCCTCAGGGTGTACCTACGGTAGCCACAGCAGGTTTCCCCATGAATCCAAACATGCCACGGGGAGGAATCGTTGCTAGCAATCCAATGACTATGAGTCATCATCCCTCGGGCACCAGCCTCACCAATTTCAACTTGAGCACAATTTTTCCTGAGATGAATGACAAG aTCACAGGATACAAACCCCCGAATGGTATACCACCCGGTTTACCACAGCCTTCGAATCAGCCCACGGCGTACGCGCAGAGGTCCAATTATCCGGCGAACCCTCTTTGTCACTTGCCACAG GTGTCTGAAGGAAGCCAGTTTGGTAATAGcattcctcctcctcctcctcctccacctCCCCCTGGAGTAATCCACTACAAGAATGTATGA